In Stieleria varia, one genomic interval encodes:
- a CDS encoding HU family DNA-binding protein codes for MTKKDIVRTISEEVGLTQQQTKEIVQKTFDAIIDTLLRDGRIELRNFGVFEVKTRAARRARNPRTGEEVTVPKKHVVTFKPGKYMESIVQNLDLETFDSIDSKPSKPSGTNNPDSSAPPNHSGRWDTD; via the coding sequence GTGACCAAAAAAGACATCGTACGAACGATTTCGGAAGAGGTCGGGCTGACTCAGCAACAGACGAAAGAAATTGTCCAGAAGACTTTTGATGCGATTATCGACACGCTTTTGCGTGACGGCCGCATCGAGCTGAGGAATTTTGGCGTTTTTGAAGTAAAGACGCGGGCTGCCCGACGGGCACGCAATCCGCGGACGGGCGAAGAAGTCACGGTGCCGAAAAAGCATGTTGTGACTTTCAAGCCAGGAAAGTATATGGAATCGATTGTCCAGAATCTGGATTTGGAGACGTTTGACTCCATTGACAGCAAACCGTCGAAGCCAAGCGGCACCAATAATCCCGACTCATCGGCCCCTCCAAATCACAGTGGTCGTTGGGACACGGACTGA
- a CDS encoding LemA family protein produces the protein MVPGIVLACVAGVALGLAGFVVKIYNLLVSSSQQATNGFAQIEVQLKRRHDLIPSLVEATRAFLGHERETLEAVIKARQQASSNLANASGNLTDATAMKGLATSEGALMGAMGRLSMVIESYPDLKANETVANLMEELTSTENRISFARQLYNDLATNFNIQRRCFPTVVVASSVGFGQDLSMLQFDDSAELQHAPKVELVAAGV, from the coding sequence ATGGTTCCTGGAATCGTCCTCGCTTGCGTTGCCGGAGTTGCACTCGGTCTCGCTGGATTTGTCGTCAAAATTTACAACCTGCTGGTCTCCTCCAGCCAACAAGCCACCAACGGCTTTGCCCAGATTGAAGTCCAATTAAAGCGACGCCACGACTTGATCCCTTCGCTGGTCGAAGCAACCCGCGCTTTCCTGGGGCATGAGCGTGAAACACTGGAGGCTGTCATCAAAGCACGTCAACAGGCGTCGAGCAATTTGGCCAACGCATCGGGCAACTTGACCGACGCGACGGCAATGAAAGGCTTGGCGACGAGCGAAGGAGCGTTGATGGGTGCGATGGGACGTTTGTCGATGGTCATCGAGTCGTACCCGGATTTGAAGGCCAATGAAACGGTCGCCAACTTGATGGAAGAGTTGACCAGCACCGAAAACCGCATTTCATTTGCCCGTCAGTTGTACAACGACTTGGCCACGAATTTTAACATTCAGCGTCGCTGCTTCCCAACAGTCGTCGTCGCGTCGTCGGTTGGTTTCGGCCAAGATCTGTCGATGTTGCAATTCGATGATTCGGCGGAGCTTCAGCACGCACCCAAAGTCGAATTGGTAGCCGCAGGAGTCTGA
- a CDS encoding 3-keto-disaccharide hydrolase, giving the protein MFSIFSAPLPKNSRTFAPVSRSVAVLGVVMLAASTLVIAQDANAQDANTQDTPQTDGASNGASTGQTAGKSADAPFVTIFDGKSLAGWQGDREWFRVEDGAIVAGKLDQDIPNNWFLSTQKRYGDFELRVEVKLVGQGNNAGVQFRTERIPDHHEVIGYQADIGMMGDRSIWGSLYDESRRRKFLAENPDVSNAALKPGDWNEIRVVAKGPKIQIFLNGQQTVDYTETEPKIPKDGVIAVQVHSGKPLEAWYRNIRIREL; this is encoded by the coding sequence ATGTTTTCGATTTTCTCAGCCCCGTTACCCAAGAATTCACGTACATTTGCCCCTGTTTCTCGTTCCGTCGCGGTGCTCGGCGTCGTCATGCTTGCTGCCTCCACCCTCGTGATCGCACAGGACGCAAACGCACAGGACGCAAACACACAGGACACTCCCCAGACGGACGGGGCATCGAACGGGGCATCGACTGGGCAAACCGCCGGGAAATCCGCCGACGCGCCCTTTGTGACGATCTTTGACGGAAAATCGCTAGCCGGTTGGCAAGGAGACCGCGAGTGGTTTCGCGTCGAGGACGGGGCGATCGTGGCCGGCAAACTTGACCAAGACATCCCCAATAACTGGTTTTTGTCGACCCAAAAGCGATACGGCGATTTTGAGTTGCGTGTCGAGGTCAAGCTGGTCGGGCAAGGCAACAATGCGGGTGTCCAATTCCGCACCGAGCGGATTCCCGATCATCACGAAGTCATCGGCTATCAAGCCGATATTGGGATGATGGGAGACCGCTCGATCTGGGGTTCGCTGTACGACGAATCTCGTCGCCGTAAATTCTTGGCCGAAAACCCAGATGTTTCAAACGCTGCGTTGAAACCAGGTGACTGGAATGAGATCCGTGTCGTGGCCAAAGGACCCAAGATCCAGATCTTTCTGAACGGACAGCAGACCGTCGACTACACCGAAACGGAACCCAAGATCCCCAAAGACGGTGTGATCGCAGTCCAAGTTCACAGTGGAAAACCGCTGGAAGCGTGGTACCGAAACATCCGAATCCGGGAACTGTAG
- a CDS encoding M48 family metallopeptidase — MFIRFKCGQCEKVFKVDAKNAGRKTKCTQCQTILVIPGVPASAQGRTQSSGQNPSAQQPERFVGESPPSQASQPQEDAWLNQDSGTPSTPKLEGSLFDNLPAFEQLSAPVAAPRSADPIFDQALSAAALDATAHLEVPGVSAPHRVPVHVQDAAAEMISVPASAAPMSGDIADVLGSLDQTVASAVAVQQMRNRAAVAPKLTVVQIQQSFAAEMPPVERTKEMGSKLVTVSMAMLIVPALFTLFVIASSVILFWLFFRWLGSEPFMLPHPALGMLFVAACFLVLASWLPVFNMFIAVIRLMLHGAGGDEQSMTLTRENQPVMYEFVDQICDKVGAPKPSRINLDCEFNASASLRRGWMSFGKPDLVLTLGVPLIAVQSTQQLAVDIAHEFGHFRQGREMKASYLIRSLTGWFMHSAYVGMVRAEINSYLIANSEHSNNFLLGIMYVIGWVGRRMMWYFGLAGHAVAGSLSREMEYDADRHAIHLAGTRAFIESSANFERYGAAYQITIENLKQLFHAGVLVDNIPRFMLHIGRTLPATTIQQIAAETEQRKQELHDTHPPTRERNAAAAQLNQNGIVTINRPASDLIHHWQQLCKDITLDFYSRVTDQEILAEHTTPLENVLRDEHKLLLQKQDS, encoded by the coding sequence ATGTTCATTCGGTTCAAATGCGGTCAATGCGAGAAAGTCTTTAAGGTTGACGCAAAGAACGCGGGTCGCAAAACCAAATGTACGCAATGCCAAACGATCTTGGTGATTCCCGGTGTGCCCGCATCGGCGCAAGGCCGCACGCAGTCGTCGGGGCAAAATCCATCGGCACAACAGCCCGAGCGATTTGTCGGTGAGTCACCGCCATCCCAAGCGAGTCAGCCTCAGGAAGACGCGTGGTTGAATCAAGACAGCGGGACGCCCTCAACGCCAAAGCTTGAGGGCAGTTTGTTTGACAACCTGCCGGCGTTTGAACAACTGTCTGCGCCGGTTGCGGCGCCTCGGTCGGCGGATCCGATTTTTGATCAAGCACTTTCTGCGGCGGCGCTGGATGCGACCGCGCACTTGGAGGTTCCCGGTGTCTCCGCCCCTCATCGCGTGCCGGTTCATGTGCAGGATGCTGCAGCAGAAATGATCTCAGTACCTGCCTCTGCAGCCCCCATGTCGGGAGACATTGCCGATGTGCTCGGCAGCTTGGACCAAACCGTTGCGTCAGCGGTCGCTGTTCAACAGATGCGCAATCGAGCTGCCGTCGCTCCAAAGTTGACCGTTGTCCAGATTCAACAGTCCTTTGCCGCTGAGATGCCGCCGGTGGAAAGGACCAAGGAGATGGGGTCCAAGCTCGTCACGGTTTCGATGGCGATGTTGATTGTTCCTGCCTTGTTCACCCTGTTCGTGATCGCATCGAGCGTCATTCTGTTCTGGCTTTTCTTTCGCTGGCTGGGCAGCGAACCCTTCATGCTGCCGCATCCCGCTCTGGGAATGCTCTTCGTAGCCGCCTGCTTTTTGGTGCTCGCCTCATGGCTGCCGGTGTTCAACATGTTCATCGCGGTGATTCGCCTGATGCTGCATGGAGCCGGCGGTGACGAGCAATCCATGACGCTCACCCGGGAAAATCAACCTGTGATGTATGAGTTCGTGGACCAGATCTGCGACAAGGTCGGTGCGCCGAAACCGTCGCGAATCAATCTGGATTGTGAATTCAATGCTTCAGCATCACTTCGTCGCGGGTGGATGAGTTTTGGCAAGCCCGATCTGGTGTTGACATTGGGAGTTCCTCTGATCGCTGTGCAATCGACCCAGCAATTGGCGGTCGATATTGCACATGAATTCGGGCATTTTCGCCAAGGACGCGAAATGAAGGCGAGTTACCTAATCCGCAGCCTGACCGGATGGTTCATGCATTCGGCTTACGTGGGCATGGTTCGTGCTGAAATCAACTCGTACCTGATCGCAAATTCCGAGCACAGCAACAACTTCTTGTTGGGAATCATGTACGTGATCGGTTGGGTAGGACGCCGCATGATGTGGTACTTTGGACTGGCGGGGCATGCCGTGGCTGGGTCACTCTCCAGGGAGATGGAGTACGATGCGGATCGGCACGCGATCCATTTGGCGGGCACCAGGGCTTTCATTGAGTCCTCTGCCAATTTCGAACGCTACGGCGCGGCCTATCAAATCACGATCGAGAATCTCAAACAGCTCTTCCACGCGGGGGTGTTGGTCGACAACATTCCGCGATTCATGCTGCACATCGGCAGGACACTACCTGCAACAACGATCCAGCAAATTGCTGCTGAAACGGAACAACGCAAACAGGAGTTGCACGACACACACCCGCCGACGCGTGAGCGAAATGCGGCAGCGGCACAATTGAATCAGAATGGTATCGTCACCATCAATCGACCGGCATCAGATTTGATTCACCACTGGCAACAGCTTTGCAAAGACATCACGCTGGACTTTTACAGTCGTGTCACGGACCAGGAGATCCTGGCAGAACACACCACGCCACTGGAAAACGTCTTGCGGGATGAACACAAGCTGTTGTTGCAGAAGCAGGACTCGTAG
- a CDS encoding endonuclease/exonuclease/phosphatase family protein — protein sequence MSKSTTDLAENVDDVKTPARVGFRGTLDAFIVVSLLGLALSCIFTFFARSFWLFDLLANLRTQQLIAAIGIGLLCLILRRWRGVALAIMIGILHLPAFQFAFPKRGDSELSDGPPLRVMTMNVLTRNQNHDAIVADIRDADPTVFAILELSGPLARRLESEFHTDYPHRLVRPSNTGNFGIGLYSSIPMNNSRVYLHENTEIETIVAELPNHGCVVIATHPLPPMGSSLFAARNRHLEEVTKLVRQTDENSMDKNSKILMGDLNLTPWSPVFWDFAKANHLHRAIDGFDITPTWYQARGFPFGLVLDHVLTTEDWHCTSHRVGPRMGSDHRSVTVQLHHVSD from the coding sequence GTGAGCAAATCCACGACCGACCTCGCGGAAAATGTAGACGACGTAAAGACACCAGCCAGAGTAGGCTTCAGGGGCACCCTCGACGCGTTCATTGTGGTGTCGCTGTTGGGACTTGCTCTGAGTTGCATCTTCACGTTTTTTGCCCGCAGCTTTTGGTTGTTTGATCTGCTGGCCAACTTAAGAACGCAGCAACTCATCGCTGCGATCGGGATTGGCTTGCTGTGCTTGATCTTGCGTCGTTGGCGTGGCGTCGCGTTGGCGATAATGATCGGCATCCTCCACCTGCCAGCGTTTCAGTTCGCGTTTCCCAAACGCGGCGACAGTGAATTGTCAGACGGTCCACCGCTGCGGGTCATGACCATGAATGTGTTGACCCGAAACCAGAATCATGATGCCATCGTCGCCGACATCCGTGACGCCGATCCCACTGTGTTTGCGATCTTGGAATTAAGCGGTCCTCTCGCCCGCAGGCTCGAGAGTGAGTTCCATACCGACTACCCCCATCGCTTAGTACGCCCCAGCAACACGGGCAACTTTGGAATCGGCCTGTACTCATCGATTCCGATGAACAACTCACGAGTCTATCTGCACGAGAACACGGAGATCGAAACGATCGTTGCCGAGTTACCGAATCACGGGTGCGTTGTCATCGCCACGCATCCGTTGCCGCCGATGGGATCGTCCTTGTTTGCTGCTCGCAACCGGCATCTGGAGGAAGTCACGAAACTGGTTCGCCAGACCGACGAGAACTCGATGGATAAAAACTCCAAGATTCTGATGGGTGATCTGAATTTGACTCCCTGGTCTCCCGTCTTTTGGGACTTTGCGAAGGCCAATCATTTGCACCGTGCCATCGATGGATTTGACATCACGCCGACGTGGTATCAAGCTCGCGGTTTCCCGTTCGGCTTGGTCCTGGACCACGTGCTGACCACGGAGGACTGGCATTGCACCTCTCACCGCGTCGGTCCACGCATGGGATCGGACCATCGTTCGGTGACAGTCCAACTGCATCACGTCAGTGATTAG
- a CDS encoding YkgJ family cysteine cluster protein, whose product MSDSKPSKENKSGGKKSGGKKAKEKAKDAKKAEKGPWYRDGLRFECTQCGACCSGEPGFVWVDDAEIAAMAAEIGITEEAFERKFVRQVGRDRSLIEYPDGDCILLDPKTRKCLVYQSRPIQCRTWPFWDSTLEKKKDWKETCEVCPGAGHGRLYTLEEIEISRRQKSV is encoded by the coding sequence ATGTCTGATTCTAAGCCATCCAAAGAGAACAAGTCCGGCGGCAAGAAGTCCGGTGGCAAGAAGGCAAAGGAGAAAGCCAAGGACGCCAAGAAGGCAGAAAAAGGGCCTTGGTATCGAGACGGATTGCGATTTGAGTGCACGCAGTGTGGAGCATGCTGCAGCGGCGAACCCGGATTTGTCTGGGTCGACGACGCTGAAATTGCGGCGATGGCAGCCGAGATCGGAATCACGGAAGAGGCGTTCGAGCGAAAATTCGTGCGACAAGTCGGGCGTGATCGCAGTCTGATCGAGTATCCCGATGGGGATTGCATCCTGTTGGATCCCAAGACTCGCAAGTGCCTCGTCTACCAGTCGCGTCCGATCCAATGTCGGACTTGGCCATTTTGGGATTCGACGTTGGAGAAAAAAAAGGATTGGAAGGAAACCTGCGAGGTCTGTCCGGGGGCAGGGCACGGTCGCCTGTACACGCTCGAGGAAATCGAGATCAGCCGCAGGCAAAAATCGGTTTAA
- a CDS encoding tetratricopeptide repeat protein — protein MAYLSPGGANRSAADAHRLAERGMRHIETALKRQDDSFTGELEKAIDAFKRSLAIQPDNPTVFYHYGFACFMMLDVVEETGQRIEMADEAIRRFKQLMVIEEDQHLMDLLGGVLFRRGTLADSPEERLKYFEDSIDHLQRLLACEPEDEELRGKTWVSLALCHAHRAVNSSPDAKRAGFLTAVDCFEKGIELDGLDLSMRYNYANALMDVGKWTDDPGEKMQWFERSLEVHRDSVTQLDVINDPMIEVVSDEVMTAIQTGTAEDFRYNYACLLSLMGQPDRAIGVLREIIAENPQRVADVINDPDFESLHESSDYQELIADGTT, from the coding sequence GTGGCATACCTTTCCCCCGGTGGCGCCAATCGCTCGGCTGCCGATGCACACCGTCTCGCTGAACGCGGAATGCGTCACATCGAAACGGCGTTGAAACGTCAAGACGACTCCTTTACGGGGGAATTGGAAAAGGCGATTGATGCGTTCAAACGATCACTGGCGATTCAACCGGATAACCCAACGGTTTTTTATCACTACGGCTTCGCTTGCTTCATGATGCTGGACGTCGTCGAAGAAACGGGGCAACGCATCGAAATGGCCGATGAAGCGATCCGGCGCTTCAAACAACTGATGGTGATCGAGGAAGACCAGCATCTGATGGATTTGCTCGGGGGCGTGCTGTTTCGACGAGGAACGCTCGCCGATTCGCCAGAAGAACGCCTGAAGTATTTTGAGGACTCGATCGATCACTTGCAGCGGTTGTTAGCTTGTGAGCCAGAGGACGAAGAACTGCGCGGAAAGACGTGGGTTTCCCTGGCGTTGTGCCACGCTCATCGTGCCGTCAACTCGTCACCAGATGCAAAGCGAGCCGGTTTTCTCACCGCGGTGGATTGCTTTGAGAAAGGCATCGAGCTTGATGGCTTGGATCTCTCGATGCGTTACAACTACGCCAACGCCCTGATGGATGTGGGCAAGTGGACGGACGATCCCGGTGAGAAAATGCAGTGGTTTGAGCGGTCCCTCGAGGTGCACCGCGACTCCGTTACGCAACTCGATGTGATCAATGACCCGATGATCGAAGTGGTCTCCGACGAAGTCATGACGGCGATTCAGACGGGGACGGCAGAGGACTTTCGCTACAACTACGCGTGCCTATTGTCCCTGATGGGCCAGCCCGATCGAGCGATCGGGGTGTTGAGAGAAATCATCGCTGAGAATCCGCAGCGTGTAGCCGACGTCATCAACGATCCGGATTTCGAATCGTTGCACGAATCCTCAGACTATCAAGAACTGATAGCTGACGGGACTACATGA
- a CDS encoding M48 family metalloprotease: MLDFWKRKTRETRVSARWYSMVLVAQAITATTTGIVLGYILMFLTVAAIAFAVVQNDEARRRSENVDAVYSTEEPQSWSQSNRVHSAGQYRDAYLEFVHAFDQEVPVSEKCVDPTKMLWCTSLLSILGTWMAIGLATRFERRRIEREGGWAIGLAVGGHHVDQPSNAEQRRLINIVEELAIAYHCVPPAVLVMEAEPGINVFAAGLDPRSSILCVTAGALEHLQRDELQAVIAHEYSHLSSGDTHYGTKLTAILYGLAGIESVSMNLFIEGKRLLDDEVSHTGLAILFMIAGAAVYPFGLVGAISAQLLAMAFGRSRERFADANAVAKTRDPLALASALRRIDGHREHGRIRHPQAAIVAPMLFVDRFIRRGMLSTHPSIASRLQAIDPNGEHSPIYAPVASKTIRHESPQTMAVMSKLFGEQIDPVDSGQPLSFREPLATGTEQVSQLSSGLDGFYDSIPQPLIEFACVPASLPIALPLLLGITLDDHSHQDDIDKLWPVFESLEPQAKYALLAAICDSSVNATAQQRQSALAIVDRCMQLIDSSDWQRLGWAWMIRHSLQAAVPADPRKVQGDLVHHAQVILSVLCCCDGDGALTDFEYMRGWGQLEVGDAERLPPEELSWAAFEEALNGVSSAPAPFQHKLLVAIANTVSGDHVISPQEAVLVQVVRKILRCSEDWIAPCTSGSPA, from the coding sequence ATGCTTGATTTCTGGAAACGCAAGACGCGTGAGACGCGCGTCTCGGCTCGTTGGTATTCGATGGTGCTGGTCGCCCAAGCGATCACGGCGACGACGACCGGGATCGTTCTGGGATACATCCTCATGTTCTTGACGGTGGCTGCGATCGCGTTTGCGGTCGTTCAAAATGACGAAGCCCGGCGCCGCAGCGAAAATGTGGATGCTGTTTACAGCACCGAAGAACCACAATCCTGGTCACAATCAAATCGTGTCCACTCGGCCGGACAGTATCGCGATGCATACCTCGAGTTTGTCCACGCGTTTGATCAGGAGGTGCCGGTCTCCGAAAAATGCGTGGACCCGACGAAGATGCTTTGGTGCACATCACTGCTGTCGATCTTGGGCACATGGATGGCAATCGGTTTGGCGACGCGTTTCGAGCGGCGCCGGATCGAACGCGAAGGAGGCTGGGCGATCGGGTTGGCCGTGGGTGGTCATCATGTCGACCAGCCCTCCAATGCAGAGCAACGTCGGCTGATCAACATTGTCGAGGAATTGGCGATTGCCTATCACTGCGTGCCGCCCGCTGTCTTGGTGATGGAAGCCGAACCGGGGATCAACGTGTTCGCAGCAGGACTTGATCCCCGCTCTAGCATCCTCTGTGTGACTGCTGGAGCATTGGAGCATCTGCAGCGAGATGAACTGCAAGCCGTGATCGCTCACGAATACAGCCATCTTTCCTCAGGCGACACGCACTATGGAACCAAGCTGACTGCGATCCTGTACGGACTGGCGGGGATCGAATCCGTGTCCATGAATCTGTTCATCGAAGGCAAGCGGTTGTTGGACGACGAGGTCTCGCACACGGGGCTGGCAATTCTGTTCATGATCGCGGGCGCCGCAGTTTATCCTTTCGGGTTGGTGGGTGCGATCTCGGCGCAACTGCTGGCGATGGCGTTTGGCCGATCTCGCGAACGATTCGCCGATGCCAATGCCGTTGCCAAGACTCGCGACCCGCTCGCGCTCGCCTCCGCTTTGCGACGAATCGATGGGCACCGCGAACATGGTCGCATTCGACATCCACAAGCTGCCATTGTTGCCCCGATGTTGTTCGTGGATCGATTCATTCGACGAGGAATGCTTTCAACGCATCCGTCGATCGCCAGTCGATTGCAGGCGATCGATCCCAACGGTGAGCACTCACCTATCTATGCGCCTGTGGCTTCCAAAACAATTCGCCACGAGTCACCCCAGACGATGGCAGTGATGAGCAAACTTTTCGGCGAACAGATCGACCCCGTCGATAGTGGTCAGCCCTTGTCGTTTCGAGAGCCTCTGGCAACAGGTACGGAGCAAGTCTCTCAGCTCTCATCGGGGCTCGATGGCTTTTACGATTCGATTCCTCAGCCATTGATTGAATTCGCCTGCGTCCCCGCATCCTTGCCGATCGCCTTGCCGCTTCTGCTGGGGATCACTTTGGATGACCATTCCCATCAGGATGACATCGACAAACTGTGGCCGGTATTTGAATCGCTGGAGCCACAGGCCAAGTACGCGTTGCTGGCCGCGATCTGCGACAGTTCGGTCAACGCCACCGCCCAGCAGCGTCAGTCGGCGTTGGCGATTGTCGATCGCTGCATGCAATTGATCGATTCGTCCGACTGGCAGCGTTTGGGCTGGGCGTGGATGATCCGGCACTCACTGCAAGCTGCTGTGCCCGCTGACCCTCGCAAAGTTCAGGGTGATCTTGTGCATCACGCGCAAGTTATCCTTTCTGTGCTGTGTTGTTGCGATGGCGACGGAGCGCTCACTGATTTTGAATACATGCGTGGTTGGGGCCAGCTGGAAGTGGGCGATGCCGAACGCTTGCCACCTGAGGAATTGAGTTGGGCGGCATTTGAAGAAGCATTGAATGGGGTCTCCTCAGCACCAGCCCCTTTTCAGCACAAATTGCTCGTTGCAATTGCCAACACGGTATCGGGAGACCACGTGATCAGCCCTCAGGAAGCAGTGCTTGTGCAAGTGGTCCGAAAGATCCTGCGATGCAGCGAAGATTGGATCGCCCCCTGTACGTCAGGCTCCCCAGCCTGA
- the ilvD gene encoding dihydroxy-acid dehydratase, whose translation MTQLNKYSSKITQPKSQGASQAMLYATGMSREDMDKPQVGIGSVWYEGNSCNMHLLDLAAEVKKGVTDAGMVGMRFNTIGVSDGISMGTDGMSFSLQSRDLIADSIETIMGAQWYDALIALPGCDKNMPGCLIAMGRLNRPAIMIYGGTIKPGFRNGEKLDIVSAFQCYGQYIAGQISDDERQEIVQTSCPGAGACGGMYTANTMATAIEALGMSLPYSASIPAENQEKKDECHKAGAAILNLLEKDIKPKDIMTRAAFENAMVTVMALGGSTNAVLHLLAMARAVDVPLTIDDFQSVSDRVPYLADLKPSGRFVQEDLHSIGGTPAVMKYLLEKGFMDGSCMTVTGKTLAENLESLPGLKEGQKIVAPVEKPIKSSGHIRILRGSLAPDGAVAKITGKEGLQFTGPAKCFDSEEEMLAALEQKKIAKGDVVVIRYEGPQGGPGMPEMLTPTSAIMGAGLGSDVAMLTDGRFSGGSHGFIVGHITPEAQLGGPLGLLQDGDQVTIDAETNRLDVDVSEEEMQRRRDAWVAPPLKATRGTLFKYIKCVKTASEGCVTDE comes from the coding sequence ATGACCCAGCTGAACAAATATTCCAGCAAAATCACTCAACCGAAAAGCCAGGGAGCATCTCAGGCGATGCTCTACGCGACCGGAATGAGCCGCGAAGACATGGACAAGCCGCAAGTCGGAATCGGCAGTGTTTGGTACGAAGGCAACAGTTGCAACATGCACTTGCTGGACTTGGCCGCGGAAGTCAAAAAAGGAGTGACGGACGCTGGCATGGTCGGAATGCGATTCAATACCATCGGAGTCAGTGACGGAATTTCGATGGGGACCGACGGGATGAGCTTTTCCCTGCAGAGCCGCGACCTGATCGCCGATTCGATCGAAACCATCATGGGCGCGCAGTGGTACGACGCATTGATCGCGTTGCCCGGGTGTGACAAAAACATGCCCGGATGCTTGATCGCCATGGGACGGTTGAACCGACCCGCCATCATGATCTACGGCGGAACGATCAAACCCGGTTTTCGGAACGGCGAGAAACTGGATATCGTCAGCGCGTTTCAGTGCTACGGCCAGTACATCGCCGGCCAAATCAGCGACGATGAACGACAAGAGATCGTTCAAACCAGTTGCCCGGGAGCCGGAGCCTGTGGCGGGATGTACACCGCCAACACAATGGCCACTGCGATCGAAGCTTTGGGAATGTCGTTACCGTACTCGGCCAGCATCCCAGCCGAGAATCAGGAAAAGAAGGACGAATGCCACAAAGCCGGCGCTGCCATCCTGAACCTGCTGGAAAAGGACATCAAACCAAAGGACATCATGACTCGCGCCGCATTTGAGAATGCGATGGTGACTGTGATGGCGTTGGGTGGCAGCACAAACGCTGTGCTACACCTGCTGGCGATGGCTCGTGCCGTTGACGTGCCGTTGACCATTGATGATTTCCAGTCCGTCAGTGACCGCGTTCCCTATCTCGCTGACCTTAAACCCAGCGGACGTTTCGTCCAAGAAGACTTGCATTCGATCGGCGGCACGCCCGCGGTGATGAAGTACTTGTTGGAAAAAGGTTTCATGGACGGGTCATGCATGACCGTCACCGGCAAGACGCTTGCGGAAAACCTGGAGTCATTGCCGGGACTGAAGGAAGGGCAAAAGATTGTCGCACCGGTGGAAAAGCCCATCAAGTCGAGCGGTCATATCCGGATCTTGAGAGGATCACTGGCCCCCGATGGTGCGGTGGCCAAGATCACGGGCAAGGAAGGCCTGCAGTTCACCGGCCCGGCAAAATGTTTTGACAGCGAAGAAGAAATGTTGGCCGCGTTGGAGCAAAAGAAGATCGCCAAAGGTGACGTCGTTGTCATTCGCTACGAAGGTCCACAAGGTGGCCCGGGCATGCCCGAGATGCTGACTCCCACCAGCGCAATCATGGGCGCGGGGCTCGGCTCCGATGTGGCGATGTTGACTGACGGGCGTTTTAGCGGTGGAAGCCACGGGTTCATCGTCGGACACATCACTCCAGAAGCTCAACTGGGCGGCCCGCTGGGACTGTTGCAAGATGGAGATCAGGTCACCATCGACGCCGAAACCAATCGTCTGGACGTAGATGTCTCAGAAGAAGAAATGCAGCGTCGTCGCGATGCATGGGTCGCCCCGCCACTGAAAGCAACCCGAGGGACGTTGTTCAAATACATCAAGTGCGTGAAAACGGCCAGCGAAGGTTGCGTCACTGACGAGTGA